Proteins encoded within one genomic window of Bacillus sp. F19:
- a CDS encoding YtxH domain-containing protein — translation MSNESNSLFLKGLFAGAAVGGALTLLHKPTRDQFVAQGKSLKDKTALYFENPSLLTEEIKQQIDQAKNVIQEAKEDIEFINEKINELKETTPQMIEMIEETKERFITDHKER, via the coding sequence ATGAGTAATGAATCGAACAGTTTGTTTCTAAAAGGCCTATTTGCCGGTGCAGCGGTTGGAGGAGCACTTACTCTTCTCCATAAGCCGACAAGAGATCAGTTTGTTGCACAGGGAAAATCCTTAAAAGACAAAACAGCCCTTTATTTTGAAAATCCGTCTCTATTGACAGAAGAGATCAAACAGCAGATTGATCAGGCAAAAAACGTGATCCAGGAAGCTAAAGAAGATATTGAATTTATCAATGAAAAAATAAATGAACTAAAAGAAACAACACCTCAAATGATAGAAATGATAGAAGAAACAAAAGAAAGGTTTATTACAGATCACAAAGAGAGGTGA
- a CDS encoding YihY/virulence factor BrkB family protein, which yields MKSVKQHQHTQKSILRDLFERFSKDEIIGLSAELAYFFLLSLFPFLIFLMTLIAFLPLSQEDILNFLAQYAPGESVAIIKETLAEIISNSTGGLLSFGILAALWSASNGINAIVRAFNRAYDVSESRSFIVARGMAVLLTIAMVFVILVALLLPVFGKEIGMFLFSAFGLSEEFLTVWNMGRWIVSAIILYIVFTALYFFAPNKHLHLKDAMPGAVLATIGWAFVSFAFSYYVGSYGHYSDAYGSLGGIIVLMIWFYLSGMIIMIGGELNAILYKRKGSH from the coding sequence ATGAAAAGCGTGAAGCAGCACCAGCATACACAGAAATCCATCCTGAGAGATCTGTTTGAGCGTTTTTCAAAAGATGAAATCATTGGCCTTTCGGCAGAACTCGCCTATTTCTTTTTACTTTCTCTGTTTCCGTTTTTAATCTTTTTAATGACTCTTATAGCCTTTCTTCCGCTTTCTCAGGAAGATATACTGAATTTTCTTGCGCAATATGCACCAGGAGAATCCGTTGCTATTATCAAAGAAACATTGGCTGAAATCATCAGCAATTCAACTGGAGGATTGCTGTCGTTTGGGATCCTTGCCGCTTTGTGGTCTGCCTCAAATGGGATTAATGCTATTGTCCGTGCCTTTAATCGCGCCTATGACGTCTCTGAGAGCAGATCATTTATAGTAGCAAGGGGCATGGCGGTTTTGCTTACAATTGCGATGGTTTTTGTCATTTTAGTTGCCCTGCTTTTGCCTGTATTCGGGAAAGAAATTGGCATGTTCCTTTTTTCTGCATTTGGACTGTCAGAAGAATTTTTAACCGTGTGGAATATGGGAAGATGGATTGTCAGTGCGATTATTTTGTACATTGTTTTTACAGCTCTTTATTTCTTTGCCCCGAATAAGCATTTGCATCTGAAGGATGCAATGCCGGGTGCTGTTTTAGCAACAATTGGATGGGCCTTCGTGTCATTTGCCTTTTCTTATTATGTCGGGAGCTATGGCCATTACAGTGATGCCTATGGGAGTTTGGGCGGAATCATTGTTCTGATGATCTGGTTTTATCTTTCCGGAATGATCATTATGATTGGCGGAGAGTTAAATGCCATTCTATACAAAAGAAAAGGGTCTCATTAA
- a CDS encoding low molecular weight phosphotyrosine protein phosphatase, protein MIKVVFVCLGNICRSPMAEGIMRHLIEEQGLSRAIVTDSAGTGDWHIGHQPHEGTRKILDHHKIGYEGIQARKVTLDDLMEVDYIIAMDNENLGYLRRLAGYSKTGYVGRLMDFVPDSDLADVPDPYFTDNFEEVYEMVYTGCSHLLARIKIEHNL, encoded by the coding sequence ATGATTAAAGTAGTATTTGTTTGTTTAGGGAATATATGCCGATCCCCGATGGCAGAAGGAATAATGAGGCACTTAATTGAGGAGCAGGGTCTAAGCAGGGCTATTGTGACAGATTCAGCCGGAACAGGGGACTGGCATATCGGACATCAGCCCCACGAAGGAACAAGGAAAATTCTTGATCATCACAAAATTGGGTATGAAGGGATACAGGCAAGAAAGGTGACCCTTGATGATCTCATGGAAGTCGATTACATTATTGCGATGGACAATGAAAACCTTGGGTACTTAAGGAGGCTTGCGGGCTACTCCAAAACCGGCTATGTCGGAAGGTTAATGGACTTTGTGCCGGATTCAGATCTGGCAGACGTACCGGATCCTTATTTTACAGACAACTTTGAAGAGGTTTACGAAATGGTGTATACAGGATGTTCTCATTTGCTTGCGCGTATTAAAATAGAACATAACTTATAA
- a CDS encoding DUF1128 domain-containing protein, with amino-acid sequence MNNLSEKSVENVEYMIEQIKEKLRVINIGAIKPSHFDEEMYEELKDIYDLVMKKNTFSPNEMQAIVEELGNLRKV; translated from the coding sequence TTGAATAATCTATCAGAAAAATCAGTTGAAAACGTAGAATACATGATTGAACAAATTAAAGAAAAACTGCGCGTCATTAACATCGGAGCGATTAAACCGTCACATTTTGACGAAGAGATGTATGAAGAATTGAAGGATATTTACGATTTAGTCATGAAGAAGAATACATTTTCACCAAATGAAATGCAGGCTATTGTTGAAGAGCTTGGAAACCTCCGCAAAGTTTAA
- a CDS encoding type 1 glutamine amidotransferase: MLIKKIAVVVKDHFEDSEYTEPAKAYQEAFHQLTVIENEKGKTVKGKQGQETIKADASIDEVNADDFNALFIPGGFSPDILRADDKFVTFTKKFMDDNKPVFAICHGPQLLITAETLNGRDVTGYKSIAVDLKNAGANFHNKEVVVCGDQLVTSRTPDDLPAFTRESVNLLK; this comes from the coding sequence ATATTAATTAAAAAAATTGCTGTCGTTGTAAAGGATCATTTTGAGGACTCTGAATATACGGAGCCTGCAAAAGCTTATCAAGAAGCTTTTCACCAATTGACTGTTATCGAAAATGAAAAAGGCAAAACAGTAAAAGGGAAACAAGGACAGGAAACAATCAAGGCAGATGCATCGATTGATGAAGTAAATGCGGATGACTTTAATGCGCTGTTTATTCCAGGAGGTTTTTCACCAGATATCCTGCGCGCTGATGATAAGTTTGTCACATTCACGAAAAAATTCATGGATGATAACAAACCGGTCTTTGCTATTTGTCATGGTCCTCAGCTGCTCATTACAGCAGAAACGCTTAATGGGAGAGATGTAACAGGGTATAAATCAATTGCCGTTGATTTAAAGAATGCCGGTGCAAATTTCCATAATAAAGAGGTTGTCGTATGCGGAGATCAGCTTGTGACAAGCCGCACGCCTGATGATCTGCCTGCTTTTACACGTGAATCGGTGAATCTTTTAAAATAA
- a CDS encoding BH0509 family protein, with translation MKRQERKNMIEFIAKMKDIETETLMYMTDEDIEHIYSSAYHSYIQLAE, from the coding sequence ATGAAAAGACAAGAGCGCAAAAACATGATCGAATTTATCGCAAAAATGAAGGATATCGAAACAGAAACATTGATGTATATGACTGATGAGGATATCGAGCATATTTATTCATCGGCCTATCATAGTTATATTCAGCTTGCTGAATAA